In Helianthus annuus cultivar XRQ/B chromosome 9, HanXRQr2.0-SUNRISE, whole genome shotgun sequence, the following are encoded in one genomic region:
- the LOC118481751 gene encoding uncharacterized protein LOC118481751, with amino-acid sequence MAEKNPTQKKRKQRGKAPPGPDQDVINWKEEEFHNLVRGHNFRPEWGVGTLLLDLLHWMPLLINAIGLPRITHFEFVCRSYRVEPTFEMFNAFYSVSYASGFYSFQARTGVTPVCSVPIKGIHDWKQKFFYIRRGVIPTDMSYRQVGQGVPKVDVLPDYAAQEWYGKITAKATAISQLDEMALVGAGMSMLWVPKHPLGQPVYSHKGKFGYSLLNALDPKAAGDMVEAIQADGNPSWLDQIRDRFLHPTDASLSKYANEVLGEDDWDDFVDSGREEVIILSSGSSDRDVEDLISHSARAGTAPGGVAEPIHEFVEDDDDAEASVDPSAQLETRKKARTDRSGRREEKKEGGAAGSSRKQPSTLPYLDYVVVSDTLSGLGPGEVRQGSDPDDKATLTEHMKKKALDDHKRHLDEQAAALLAAKRAKLQKDAPPAPSESEVDLGVFSGGRGNLLEEIWAASAPRPVLKTSKKPRPVDISQITPPTSPPSRTVGLTPPRDSVGANVEGGEGFVEGTFEGGDAAGGDVGGDAAGGDGAGGDVAGGDKGKGVEVEMESSETTPQQTIYTKRPPGGGGATSGTVRDSHFERVPNDSWGNPACDDMPHVPRWSLTQGSRMEDLKNCHEFFSLSLPPVERMFSEKPQPLCPYR; translated from the exons ATGGCTGAGAAGAATCCAACTCAAAAGAAGAGGAAACAAAGGGGTAAGGCTCCTCCTGGTCcagatcaagatgtcatcaacTGGAAGGAGGAAGAGTTTCATAACCTCGTTAGGGGGCATAACTTTCGTCCTGAGTGGGGGGTCGGTACCCTCCTTCTGGATCTACTGCATTGGATGCCCCTCCTG ATAAATGCGATTGGGCTCCCTCGGATTACCCATTTCGAATTTGTCTGTAGGTCTTACCGTGTTGAGCCTACTTTTGAGATGTTCAACGCTTTCTACAGCGTTTCGTATGCCAGCGGGTTTTACTCTTTTCAAGCTAGGACGGGAGTTACTCCGGTGTGTTCGGTGCCGATAAAGGGCATTCATGATTGGAAACAAAAGTTTTTTTACATCCGCCGTGGTGTGATTCCGACGGATATGTCATATAGGCAGGTGGGTCAAGGGGTCCCTAAAGTGGATGTGCTGCCGGATTATGCTGCTCAAGAATGGTATGGGAAGATAACCGCTAAGGCGACTGCTATTTCTCAGTTGGATGAAATGGCCTTAGTTGGTGCTGGAATGAGTATGTTGTGGGTGCCCAAGCATCCGCTGGGTCAACCTGTGTACAGCCATAAGGGCAAAT ttggttatagtttgttgAACGCTTTGGACCCTAAGGCGGCGGGTGATATGGTTGAGGCCATCCAGGCTGACGGGAATCCATCGTGGTTGGACCAGATACGGGACCGTTTTCTGCATCCTACCGATGCTAGTTTGAGCAAATACGCGAATGAAGTTCTTGGTGAGGATGATTGGGATGACTTTGTCGACTCTGGTCGAGAGGAAGTCATCATCCTTTCTAGTGGAAGTTCTGACCGGGATGTTGAAGATCTAATATCTCATtccgcgcgtgcaggtaccgcgcCTGGTGGTGTTGCTGAGCCGATACATGAATttgttgaggatgatgatgatgcggaGGCATCTGTTGATCCGTCTGCCCAGTTGGAGACGAGAAAGAAGGCACGGACTGATAGATCTGGAAGGAGGGAAGAGAAGAAGGAGGGCGGAGCTGCTGGATCTTCTCGTAAGCAACCTTCTACTCTTCCTTATCTAGATTATGTGGTAGTGTCTGATACATTGTCTGGCCTAGGCCCTGGGGAGGTGCGTCAGGGGTCGGATCCTGACGATAAGGCCACTTTGACTGAGCATATGAAGAAGAAGGCTCTTGATGATCATAAGCGTCATCTTGATGAACAAGCTGCTGCCCTTCTTGCGGCCAAGAGAGCTAAGCTTCAAAAGGATGCCCCCCCAGCACCTTCTGAATCTGAAGTTGATTTGGGTGTGTTTAGTGGGGGTCGAGGGAACTTGTTGGAGGAGATATGGGCTGCCTCTGCTCCCCGCCCTG TGCTCAAGACAAGCAAGAAACCTCGGCCGGTGGATATTTCTCAGATTACTCCACCTACTTCTCCTCCCTCGAGGACTGTTGGCTTGACCCCTCCACGTGACAGTGTTGGTGCAAATGTGGAGGGTGGTGAAGGGTTTGTTGAAGGTACATTtgagggaggtgatgctgctgGAGGTGATGTTGGAGGTGATGCTGCTGGAGGTGACGGTGCCGGAGGTGATGTTGCTGGGGGTGATAAGGGTAAAGGTGTTGAAGTGGAGATGGAGTCTAGTGAGACTACTCCGCAACAAACCATTTACACAAAGCGTCCTCCTGGTGGGGGTGGGGCCACATCTGGCACCGTTCGGGACTCGCACTTTGAACGTGTTCCTAATGATTCATGGGGCAATCCAGCTTGTGATGATATGCCTCACGTTCCCCGCTGGAGCCTTACTCAGGGTTCTCGTATGGAAGATTTGAAGAATTGTCATGAGTTTTtctctttgtctcttccgcctgtAGAGAGAATGTTTTCAGAAAAACCGCAACCGCTTTGCCCTTATAGATGA
- the LOC110877634 gene encoding probable protein phosphatase 2C 38, which produces MKKLVSFGKKLVSCGKKPAVQGDDDTVNGQKGRPGARVEGLWWTRDEGVFSIAMIQANAVLEDQCQVESGSLNMDENGPRGMFVGVYDGHAGPEAAWFIKDRLFENLKKYASENAGMSEEVLRQAFLKTDEEFLLSVEREWENNPKIASVGSCCLAGVVCNGMLYVANAGDSRAVLGKQVDKTEKAFMPVRLSQDHNANDESIREELIALFPNDPNIVVFKQNIWRVRGLIQISRSIGDAYLKRFDFNKPPLPAKFIQSEPFSKPILKAEPTTLVTKLVPEDQFVIFASDGLWDHLTDQQAIDLVKSSPRNGVARKLVRAALAEAARKAGMSYSKLETIEKGLRRNIHDDITVVVLFLDCDSASHTSSSAGQSSSGGPMTLSVKSPISF; this is translated from the exons ATGAAAAAACTTGTTAGTTTCGGGAAGAAACTTGTTAGTTGTGGGAAGAAACCTGCTGTGCAAGGTGATGATGATACTGTTAATGGTCAAAAGGGGCGTCCGGGTGCGCGTGTCGAGGGATTGTGGTGGACTAGAGATGAGGGTGTGTTTTCGATTGCGATGATTCAGGCAAATGCTGTGTTGGAGGATCAGTGTCAAGTCGAATCTGGGAGTTTGAACATGGATGAGAATGGCCCTCGAGGAATGTTCGTTGGAGTGTATGATGGTCATGCTGGTCCTGAAGCCGCATGGTTTATCAAAGATCGTTTGTTTGAGAATCTGAAAA AATACGCTTCAGAAAATGCAGGAATGTCAGAGGAGGTTTTACGCCAAGCGTTTTTGAAAACCGATGAAGAATTTCTGCTGTCAGTCGAAAGAGAATGGGAAAATAATCCAAAAATAGCCTCTGTTGGCTCATGCTGTTTGGCTGGAGTCGTATGCAACGGAATGCTGTACGTTGCAAATGCTGGAGACTCAAGGGCAGTACTCGGGAAACAAGTGGATAAAACTGAAAAAGCATTTATGCCTGTCCGACTTTCACAGGATCACAATGCAAACGATGAATCCATTAGGGAGGAGCTAATAGCATTATTTCCAAATGATCCCAACATCGTTGTTTTTAAGCAAAATATATGGCGTGTGAGGGGTCTTATCCAG ATTTCTAGGTCTATTGGTGATGCATATCTGAAGCGGTTCGATTTCAATAAACCCCCGTTACCGGCGAAGTTTATACAGTCTGAACCGTTCTCTAAACCGATACTGAAAGCGGAACCAACCACACTAGTGACGAAGCTCGTCCCTGAAGATCAGTTTGTTATATTTGCTTCTGATGGTTTATGGGATCATCTTACTGATCAACAGGCGATTGATCTTGTGAAAAGTTCTCCACGCAAT GGAGTTGCAAGAAAACTTGTGAGAGCTGCACTTGCTGAAGCAGCAAGGAAGGCAGGAATGAGCTACTCTAAGTTGGAAACAATAGAGAAAGGGTTGAGAAGAAATATTCACGACGATATCACAGTCGTTGTTCTGTTTCTTGACTGTGATTCGGCATCCCACACTTCTTCTTCTGCTGGGCAAAGTTCCTCGGGTGGGCCCATGACGCTGTCAGTCAAGAGTCCGATTTCCTTTTAG